Proteins found in one Ischnura elegans chromosome 11, ioIscEleg1.1, whole genome shotgun sequence genomic segment:
- the LOC124168281 gene encoding trypsin-1-like isoform X2, giving the protein MIFQLIVVAALAASSADAFPGNNYGARVIGGHDAKRGQFPYQISMKWSLLGLVKQHMCGGSIINENWILTAGHCVTETPKLGKFYVDAGDFDFDTNEGSEQVIKVDKRITHPQYGGGVNFNDIALLKLSKPLKLGEFAQPIRLPAPNAIPTGTVTLSGWGSRNGHDSAGLNPQLPSKLQTVDLPLMDYETCLADWGSDSPLRDTNLCTGPPDGTQTPCQGDSGGPLVQIEDDGKPTLVGLVSWGPVPCSSPNHPAVYTRVSAFLNFINETIANN; this is encoded by the exons ACGCCTTCCCGGGAAACAATTATGGAGCAAGAGTAATTGGAGGCCATGACGCAAAGAGAG GCCAATTCCCTTACCAAATTTCCATGAAATGGTCTCTCTTGGGCCTGGTCAAGCAGCACATGTGTGGAGGGTCAATCATCAATGAGAACTGGATTCTGACCGCTGGACACTGCGTCACCGAAACCCCGAAATTGGGTAAATTTTAT GTTGATGCAGGAGACTTTGACTTCGACACAAACGAAGGCAGCGAGCAGGTCATCAAGGTAGACAAGAGGATAACTCACCCACAGTATGGCGG TGGTGTTAACTTCAACGACATTGCCCTGCTGAAGCTTTCTAAGCCTTTGAAGCTGGGAGAATTTGCCCAGCCAATCAGATTGCCCGCACCTAATGCCATCCCAACAG GCACCGTCACCCTCTCCGGTTGGGGTAGCAGGAACGGCCACGACTCAGCCGGTCTGAACCCGCAGCTGCCCTCCAAACTGCAGACCGTGGACCTTCCCTTGATGGACTACGAAACGTGCCTCGCCGATTGGGGCTCAGACTCACCGCTCAGAGACACCAACCTCTGCACTGGACCTCCTGACGGCACGCAGACCCCCTGCCAG GGTGATTCCGGTGGCCCCTTGGTGCAGATCGAAGATGACGGAAAGCCGACCTTGGTGGGTCTGGTGTCCTGGGGTCCCGTGCCCTGCTCATCCCCCAACCACCCGGCAGTCTACACCAGGGTGTCCGCTTTCCTCAACTTCATCAACGAGACCATCGCAAACAATTAA
- the LOC124168281 gene encoding trypsin-1-like isoform X1 yields the protein MRSATRAHLPKMIFQLIVVAALAASSADAFPGNNYGARVIGGHDAKRGQFPYQISMKWSLLGLVKQHMCGGSIINENWILTAGHCVTETPKLGKFYVDAGDFDFDTNEGSEQVIKVDKRITHPQYGGGVNFNDIALLKLSKPLKLGEFAQPIRLPAPNAIPTGTVTLSGWGSRNGHDSAGLNPQLPSKLQTVDLPLMDYETCLADWGSDSPLRDTNLCTGPPDGTQTPCQGDSGGPLVQIEDDGKPTLVGLVSWGPVPCSSPNHPAVYTRVSAFLNFINETIANN from the exons ATGCGGTCGGCCACGCGAGCACATCTGCCCAAGATGATCTTCCAACTCATTGTTGTCGCGGCCCTGGCTGCGTCCTCCGCAG ACGCCTTCCCGGGAAACAATTATGGAGCAAGAGTAATTGGAGGCCATGACGCAAAGAGAG GCCAATTCCCTTACCAAATTTCCATGAAATGGTCTCTCTTGGGCCTGGTCAAGCAGCACATGTGTGGAGGGTCAATCATCAATGAGAACTGGATTCTGACCGCTGGACACTGCGTCACCGAAACCCCGAAATTGGGTAAATTTTAT GTTGATGCAGGAGACTTTGACTTCGACACAAACGAAGGCAGCGAGCAGGTCATCAAGGTAGACAAGAGGATAACTCACCCACAGTATGGCGG TGGTGTTAACTTCAACGACATTGCCCTGCTGAAGCTTTCTAAGCCTTTGAAGCTGGGAGAATTTGCCCAGCCAATCAGATTGCCCGCACCTAATGCCATCCCAACAG GCACCGTCACCCTCTCCGGTTGGGGTAGCAGGAACGGCCACGACTCAGCCGGTCTGAACCCGCAGCTGCCCTCCAAACTGCAGACCGTGGACCTTCCCTTGATGGACTACGAAACGTGCCTCGCCGATTGGGGCTCAGACTCACCGCTCAGAGACACCAACCTCTGCACTGGACCTCCTGACGGCACGCAGACCCCCTGCCAG GGTGATTCCGGTGGCCCCTTGGTGCAGATCGAAGATGACGGAAAGCCGACCTTGGTGGGTCTGGTGTCCTGGGGTCCCGTGCCCTGCTCATCCCCCAACCACCCGGCAGTCTACACCAGGGTGTCCGCTTTCCTCAACTTCATCAACGAGACCATCGCAAACAATTAA